From Mycolicibacterium nivoides, a single genomic window includes:
- the nhaA gene encoding Na+/H+ antiporter NhaA translates to MSNRREHSSRRLLARGSWPEWQRVSELLRTETVGGALLLAAAGAALVWANSPWSSGYHRLSEFTVGPQSLHLDLSLSAWAADGLLAIFFFVVGVELKREFVAGDLRDPARAALPIAAAVGGMVVPAAIFVGINLFSGHPENLGGWAVPIATDIAFALAVLAVVSTHLPTALRIFLLTLAVVDDLLAITVIALFFTDHVALGPLVAALIPIGLYAVAVQRGMRQWWILLPPAILAWAFVHASGVHATVAGVLLGFTVPVLGRHASAEHFEHLVRPLSAGFAVPVFAFFAAGVTVGGWSGFATALSHPVTIGVIAGLVLGKPIGVLGTTYLLARFTHASLDEDLAWRDVLGVAMLAGIGFTVSLLIGELAFGHATVADDDVKIAVVTGSVVAGLLAAVVLVSRNAAYRRIHELETVDADHDGVPDIYQPRQD, encoded by the coding sequence ATGAGCAATCGCCGTGAACACAGCAGCCGACGACTGCTGGCGCGCGGGTCCTGGCCGGAGTGGCAGCGGGTCTCCGAGCTGCTGCGCACCGAGACGGTCGGCGGGGCGTTGCTGCTCGCTGCCGCGGGCGCGGCGCTGGTATGGGCCAATTCGCCGTGGTCATCCGGCTATCACCGACTTTCGGAGTTCACCGTCGGTCCGCAGTCCCTGCATCTCGACCTGAGCCTGTCGGCCTGGGCGGCCGACGGGCTGCTGGCGATCTTCTTCTTCGTCGTGGGCGTGGAGCTCAAGCGCGAGTTCGTCGCGGGGGATCTGCGTGATCCGGCCCGTGCCGCGCTGCCCATCGCGGCGGCCGTGGGCGGCATGGTGGTGCCCGCGGCGATCTTCGTCGGGATCAATCTGTTCTCGGGCCATCCGGAGAACCTCGGCGGGTGGGCGGTACCGATCGCCACCGACATCGCCTTCGCGCTGGCGGTGCTGGCCGTGGTGTCCACTCACCTGCCCACGGCGCTGCGGATCTTCCTGCTGACGCTGGCGGTCGTCGACGATCTGCTGGCCATCACGGTGATCGCTCTGTTCTTCACCGACCACGTGGCGCTCGGACCCCTGGTGGCGGCGCTGATCCCGATCGGCCTGTATGCGGTCGCGGTGCAGCGGGGGATGCGTCAGTGGTGGATCCTGCTGCCGCCGGCGATCCTGGCCTGGGCGTTCGTGCACGCCAGTGGCGTCCACGCCACCGTGGCCGGGGTGCTGCTCGGTTTCACCGTTCCGGTGTTGGGCCGCCATGCTTCGGCCGAGCACTTCGAACACTTGGTTCGGCCGCTTTCGGCGGGGTTCGCCGTGCCGGTGTTCGCGTTCTTCGCCGCGGGCGTGACGGTCGGTGGATGGTCGGGCTTCGCCACGGCGTTGTCGCATCCCGTGACCATCGGGGTGATCGCCGGCCTGGTGCTCGGCAAACCCATCGGCGTGCTGGGAACCACCTATTTGCTGGCCCGCTTCACCCACGCGAGCCTGGATGAGGATCTCGCCTGGCGAGACGTGCTCGGTGTCGCGATGTTGGCCGGGATCGGTTTCACGGTCTCGCTGCTCATCGGGGAACTGGCGTTCGGGCACGCGACCGTGGCCGACGACGACGTGAAGATCGCGGTGGTCACCGGATCGGTGGTCGCAGGCCTGCTGGCCGCGGTGGTTCTGGTGTCGCGCAACGCCG